Proteins co-encoded in one Sulfurimonas sp. HSL1-2 genomic window:
- a CDS encoding outer membrane beta-barrel protein encodes MLLAATLLCAAERSGPYLEAGAGLGSYNDDSRRAEVTTDSVTQYRFGAGAFINDYLSVSLDYAQFGDFDGRTGTGETSRETFKALSAAVTGHYPVFNERIDLYARFGAGELYWDQSRPERKSSSAGTVVYGIGIGVRALEWLTVNAGYDLYQFGMDENGTSYDMNLGSAYVGIQVLF; translated from the coding sequence ATGCTGCTCGCGGCGACCCTGCTGTGCGCTGCCGAGCGCAGCGGTCCCTACCTGGAAGCGGGGGCGGGCCTGGGCAGCTACAACGACGACAGCCGCCGCGCGGAGGTCACGACCGATAGCGTCACACAGTACCGTTTCGGGGCGGGGGCATTTATCAATGACTACCTCTCCGTCTCGCTTGATTATGCCCAGTTTGGGGATTTCGACGGGCGTACGGGAACAGGCGAAACCTCCCGGGAGACCTTCAAAGCGCTGTCGGCCGCCGTGACGGGGCACTACCCCGTCTTTAACGAGCGGATCGACCTCTATGCGCGTTTCGGCGCCGGGGAGCTCTACTGGGACCAGAGCCGCCCCGAGCGCAAGAGCAGTTCGGCCGGGACGGTCGTCTACGGCATCGGCATCGGTGTAAGGGCACTGGAGTGGCTCACGGTCAACGCAGGGTATGATCTCTACCAGTTCGGGATGGACGAGAACGGGACCTCCTATGACATGAATCTCGGCAGTGCCTATGTCGGCATCCAGGTGCTTTTTTAG
- a CDS encoding TlyA family RNA methyltransferase, giving the protein MRLDHYLVEAGLAPTRSKAQQLVKAGSVTVEGSVVTKPAFDVTSQQVAVTEAMPYVSRAALKLKGFLPSLPFDVTGMHALDIGASTGGFTQVLLEAGAAEVDAVDVGRDQLHPEVKADPRVRSFEQTDIRRFTPGRTYDVVTSDVSFISLHHILDDVERLAARWIVLLFKPQFEVGRDAARDRKGVVTDKAAVAKAMEEFEAACAARGWRLRAKEEAAITGKEGNSETCYCFERG; this is encoded by the coding sequence GTGCGTCTCGACCACTACCTCGTCGAAGCGGGCCTGGCACCGACGCGTTCGAAAGCGCAGCAGCTCGTCAAAGCGGGAAGCGTCACCGTTGAGGGCAGCGTCGTGACGAAACCGGCCTTCGACGTCACGTCGCAGCAGGTGGCGGTGACCGAAGCGATGCCCTATGTCAGCCGCGCGGCGCTGAAGCTCAAGGGATTTCTGCCATCCTTGCCGTTCGACGTGACGGGGATGCATGCACTCGATATCGGCGCTTCGACGGGGGGATTCACCCAGGTGCTCCTCGAAGCGGGCGCGGCAGAGGTCGATGCCGTCGATGTCGGCAGGGACCAGCTCCACCCGGAGGTGAAGGCGGACCCGCGCGTCCGGAGTTTCGAACAGACCGATATCCGCCGTTTCACGCCGGGCCGGACCTACGACGTCGTCACCAGCGACGTCTCGTTCATTTCGCTGCACCATATCCTCGATGACGTGGAGCGGCTCGCAGCACGCTGGATCGTACTGCTCTTCAAACCGCAGTTCGAGGTCGGCCGCGACGCGGCGCGGGACAGGAAGGGGGTCGTCACGGACAAGGCGGCCGTCGCGAAAGCGATGGAGGAGTTCGAAGCGGCCTGCGCGGCGCGGGGCTGGCGGCTGCGTGCAAAGGAAGAGGCTGCAATCACGGGCAAGGAGGGGAACAGTGAAACATGCTACTGCTTTGAAAGAGGTTGA